From the genome of Desulfolucanica intricata:
TATATTACCGCCACTGATAAGAAACGGTTGGAGAAACTTATTAATGAAGAAAAAGAGTTTAATCCGGGAAGCAGAGTATATTTAAGGAACTTGGAACAGGAACTGGCCCGGGCACACGTAGTACCTTCTAAAGAGATCCCCAACAATGTTATCACCATGAACTCAAAGGTATTGTTAAAGGATTTAGATTCCGGGGAAGAAATGACCT
Proteins encoded in this window:
- the rnk gene encoding nucleoside diphosphate kinase regulator encodes the protein MSRTIYITATDKKRLEKLINEEKEFNPGSRVYLRNLEQELARAHVVPSKEIPNNVITMNSKVLLKDLDSGEEMTYMLVYPADADLMEDKVSVLAPVGTAILGYRVGDVLDWKVPDGVVRLKVEKILFQPEAAGNYDL